The Rhizobium sp. BT03 genome has a window encoding:
- a CDS encoding VOC family protein: protein MTAENTATPKLLGLYETHLTVADLQTSTDFYRDVVGLEPAALFEERKVAFLWVDDRKTGMLGLWETGTGPLKMRLHIAFRMTADGMLQAPALLKAKGVEPLGFTGEPATEPVVLGWMPALSIYFKDPDGHSIEFISILDDTPDRSFGVRPFSEWQPKA, encoded by the coding sequence ATGACCGCCGAAAATACCGCGACGCCAAAGCTGCTCGGGCTCTACGAGACCCATCTGACCGTTGCCGATCTCCAGACCTCCACGGACTTCTACCGCGATGTCGTCGGGCTCGAACCGGCGGCCTTGTTCGAGGAGCGCAAAGTCGCTTTCCTCTGGGTGGATGACAGGAAGACCGGCATGCTCGGCCTTTGGGAAACCGGAACCGGGCCCCTGAAGATGCGGCTGCACATCGCCTTCCGCATGACCGCCGACGGCATGCTGCAGGCGCCCGCCCTCCTCAAGGCAAAAGGGGTCGAGCCTCTCGGCTTTACGGGTGAACCGGCAACGGAGCCGGTGGTTCTCGGCTGGATGCCGGCGTTGTCTATCTATTTTAAGGATCCCGACGGACACTCGATCGAGTTCATCAGCATCCTCGACGACACTCCCGACCGAAGCTTTGGCGTGCGGCCGTTTTCCGAATGGCAGCCGAAAGCGTAA
- a CDS encoding CHAD domain-containing protein produces the protein MAYRIRPKADFTSEFRSAAREQLDDAIALIEEQPDGAHEAIHSFRKNLKRLRSLYRLVAREAPDFQDRENARLRDVARSLSAIRDANALIGTAQYLQQSARGPEESEALGRIVAILEGRRDWMAEAEIGLEQRLAETSDVLKEAIAALDAVSFNGGHRKNARKLAKSWRRTARKAKAALAACHGEASADDFHNLRKRTYDYRLYHSLLRDVWPGAMKAKRDAAKELVEDLGHIHDLAVLCELVEAEPQLFTRNDDLAHLLDAIIFRQQEDRRQALVKAETVFADDPDEEAQRIELLWLTAGS, from the coding sequence ATGGCCTATCGCATTCGGCCTAAGGCCGATTTCACCAGCGAGTTCCGCAGCGCCGCGAGAGAGCAGCTGGACGACGCCATTGCGCTGATCGAGGAGCAGCCGGACGGCGCGCATGAGGCGATCCATTCCTTCCGCAAGAATTTGAAACGATTGCGCTCACTCTACCGGCTCGTGGCTCGCGAGGCGCCGGATTTCCAGGATCGCGAAAATGCCAGGCTGCGCGATGTCGCACGTTCGCTTTCGGCGATCCGCGACGCCAATGCCCTGATCGGCACCGCGCAATATCTGCAGCAATCGGCCCGCGGCCCGGAGGAGAGCGAGGCGCTCGGACGTATCGTCGCCATTCTCGAAGGCCGCCGTGACTGGATGGCGGAAGCCGAAATCGGCCTGGAACAGCGGCTGGCGGAAACCTCGGATGTTCTGAAGGAGGCGATCGCCGCCCTGGATGCCGTCTCATTTAACGGCGGCCACCGCAAGAATGCCCGCAAGCTGGCGAAGAGCTGGCGACGCACCGCACGAAAGGCCAAGGCGGCGCTTGCGGCCTGCCACGGCGAAGCATCGGCCGACGACTTCCACAATCTGCGCAAACGCACCTACGACTACCGGCTCTATCATAGCCTCTTGCGCGATGTCTGGCCGGGCGCGATGAAGGCCAAACGCGATGCGGCCAAGGAACTCGTCGAGGATCTCGGCCACATTCACGATCTTGCCGTGCTCTGCGAGCTGGTCGAGGCCGAGCCGCAGCTCTTCACCCGCAATGACGACCTTGCCCATCTGCTCGACGCCATCATCTTCCGCCAGCAGGAAGACCGGCGCCAAGCGCTTGTCAAAGCCGAAACCGTCTTTGCCGATGATCCCGACGAGGAAGCGCAGCGCATCGAGCTTCTCTGGCTGACGGCCGGCAGTTGA
- a CDS encoding CYTH domain-containing protein yields MAKEIERKFLVRSDGWRSAVETKSVLRQGYIASMDDRSVRVRILDGRKARLTIKIGRSAITRDEFEYDIPVADAEELLQNAIGIVIEKTRYRVPHEGFVWEVDVFAGEHRGLVIAEVEMTAETDDPALPAWLGREVTGDFRYSNQALATEYGHDRHGLSHSA; encoded by the coding sequence ATGGCGAAAGAGATCGAGCGGAAGTTTCTCGTACGCAGCGATGGATGGCGTTCTGCCGTCGAGACGAAGTCTGTCCTGAGACAGGGCTACATCGCCTCGATGGACGATCGTTCCGTCCGGGTGCGCATCCTCGACGGCAGGAAAGCGAGACTGACGATCAAGATCGGCCGCAGCGCCATCACCCGCGACGAATTCGAATACGACATCCCTGTCGCCGATGCCGAGGAACTGTTGCAGAACGCGATCGGCATCGTCATCGAGAAGACGCGCTACCGTGTTCCGCATGAAGGTTTCGTCTGGGAGGTCGACGTCTTCGCCGGCGAGCATCGCGGGCTGGTGATTGCCGAAGTCGAGATGACGGCGGAAACCGACGATCCGGCCCTGCCCGCCTGGCTGGGCCGCGAAGTGACCGGCGATTTCCGCTACTCCAACCAAGCCCTTGCCACCGAATACGGGCACGACAGGCATGGCCTATCGCATTCGGCCTAA
- a CDS encoding 2-dehydro-3-deoxy-phosphogluconate aldolase produces MGEKTEKLLSILKLQPVVPVLIVDDAKSAVLLARALVAGGLKAIEITMRTPAALDAVRAVAAEVEGAEVGAGTILNAAHWEAAVEAGSKFIVSPGTTQELLDAAADSDVPLLPGAATASEVMALREEGYQVLKFFPAEQAGGAALLKALSSPLAGTLFCPTGGISLKNANDYLSLPNVICVGGSWVAPKELVAAGDWAGITRLAAEAAALKA; encoded by the coding sequence ATGGGCGAGAAAACAGAGAAGCTCCTTTCCATCCTGAAACTCCAGCCGGTCGTTCCGGTTCTGATCGTCGATGATGCCAAGTCGGCCGTGCTGCTCGCCCGTGCGCTTGTGGCGGGCGGCCTGAAGGCGATCGAGATCACCATGCGCACGCCGGCGGCGCTCGATGCCGTGCGCGCCGTCGCCGCCGAGGTCGAGGGCGCCGAAGTCGGCGCCGGCACGATCCTGAATGCCGCCCATTGGGAAGCCGCCGTCGAAGCCGGTTCGAAGTTTATCGTCAGCCCGGGCACCACGCAGGAACTGCTCGATGCCGCCGCCGATTCCGATGTGCCGCTGCTTCCCGGCGCTGCGACCGCCAGCGAAGTCATGGCTTTGCGCGAGGAAGGCTACCAGGTGCTGAAGTTTTTCCCGGCGGAGCAGGCCGGTGGCGCGGCTCTTCTCAAGGCGCTCTCCTCGCCGCTTGCCGGCACGCTGTTCTGCCCGACCGGCGGCATTTCGCTGAAAAACGCCAATGATTATCTGTCGCTGCCGAACGTCATCTGCGTCGGCGGCTCCTGGGTGGCGCCGAAGGAACTGGTCGCAGCCGGCGACTGGGCAGGGATCACCCGGCTGGCGGCGGAGGCTGCGGCGCTGAAGGCCTGA
- a CDS encoding tellurite resistance TerB family protein, protein MFDAKKLLDQFLGSQVPGLGGSVRDRAGEAMQTAKNNPMKTGAIAAALLGTKTGRSIAGNALAIGGLAAIAGLGYQAYKNYQAGQAPAAPSDAPSANNPVLLPPPVESGFGPASPAGSNEFVLVLIRAMIAAAKADGHIDDAERALIMDKVKAADVSGEAAAFIERELASPTDIDALVAAAVTEEQRVELYTASRLTIEPDSRAERGYLDLLAGRLGLADQLVDHIEATVSSAKTTLSQ, encoded by the coding sequence ATGTTCGACGCAAAGAAGCTTCTCGACCAGTTCTTGGGTTCGCAGGTGCCGGGTCTCGGCGGTTCGGTTCGCGACAGGGCGGGCGAGGCCATGCAGACGGCAAAGAACAATCCGATGAAGACCGGTGCGATTGCCGCCGCGCTTCTCGGTACCAAGACCGGCCGGAGTATTGCCGGCAACGCCCTGGCGATCGGCGGTCTCGCCGCCATCGCAGGTCTTGGCTACCAGGCCTACAAGAATTACCAGGCGGGGCAAGCGCCCGCCGCTCCCTCGGATGCACCCTCGGCAAACAATCCGGTTCTCCTGCCGCCGCCTGTCGAATCCGGCTTCGGGCCGGCGTCGCCGGCCGGCAGCAATGAGTTCGTGCTGGTGCTGATCCGCGCGATGATCGCCGCCGCCAAGGCCGACGGCCATATCGACGATGCCGAACGCGCGCTGATCATGGACAAGGTCAAGGCCGCCGATGTCAGCGGCGAGGCTGCGGCTTTCATCGAGCGCGAACTCGCGTCGCCGACGGATATCGATGCGCTCGTCGCCGCGGCGGTCACGGAAGAACAGCGCGTCGAACTCTACACCGCCTCGCGGCTCACCATCGAGCCGGATTCGCGCGCCGAGCGCGGTTATCTCGATCTGCTCGCCGGCAGGCTCGGCCTTGCCGACCAGCTGGTCGATCATATCGAGGCGACGGTGTCGTCCGCCAAGACGACCTTGTCACAGTAA
- a CDS encoding GNAT family N-acetyltransferase: MRDLANFKGCPAPKPVTLKGRFVTVEPYRRAEHLEALWDGLGGMGINPLLLYFAQDDFSGIEDFASWLEAAYTKSGWLTHIFRDNATGKIVGMANYMRADPANGVVEIGGVAHGAEMKRSPLSTEAHYLMAKHVFEALGYRRYEWKCDNKNEASKTTAARYGFSFEGVFRQHMISKHRNRDTAWFSMIDSEWPLLNDAFEAWLSPENFDAAGNQIRRLQDIRADLEKERLA, encoded by the coding sequence ATGCGCGATCTTGCAAATTTCAAGGGTTGCCCGGCGCCGAAGCCGGTGACGCTGAAGGGCCGCTTCGTCACCGTCGAACCTTATCGGCGCGCCGAACATCTCGAGGCGTTGTGGGACGGGCTCGGCGGCATGGGCATCAACCCGCTGCTGCTCTATTTCGCGCAGGACGATTTTTCCGGGATCGAGGATTTCGCCAGCTGGCTTGAGGCCGCCTACACCAAGTCCGGCTGGCTCACCCATATCTTCCGCGACAACGCCACCGGCAAGATTGTCGGCATGGCGAACTATATGCGTGCCGACCCGGCAAACGGCGTCGTCGAGATCGGCGGGGTGGCGCATGGCGCCGAGATGAAGCGGTCGCCGCTGTCGACCGAAGCGCATTATCTGATGGCCAAGCATGTCTTCGAGGCGCTCGGCTATCGCCGCTACGAGTGGAAATGCGACAATAAGAACGAGGCGAGCAAGACGACGGCTGCGCGTTACGGCTTCAGCTTCGAGGGCGTCTTTCGCCAGCACATGATTTCCAAACACCGCAACCGCGACACCGCCTGGTTCTCGATGATCGACAGTGAATGGCCTCTGCTCAACGATGCATTCGAGGCCTGGCTTTCGCCGGAGAATTTCGACGCGGCCGGCAACCAGATCCGCCGTCTGCAGGATATTCGCGCCGATCTCGAGAAGGAAAGGCTCGCGTGA
- a CDS encoding nickel/cobalt transporter has translation MLTKRLPFILAASVLALLAAASLAHAQSPLGIGTAEPSFQPTGGPLAPLLLYVNYEQQAFYRALTDALKAMRQDPWQLASLIGLSFAYGVFHAAGPGHGKAVISSYMIANEVELKRGVVISFISAFIQGVVAVALVGGAWLVLRGTGITLTAATHAMEIASFVMVILFGGWLLFRKLRTMVGNMPRRRLMATSAGPVSMMLDWKDNAAERQAYAFNGKAQSVEAGHTFVPGMACETCGNAHVPDPALLAGDRFSVREAWSAIVAVGLRPCSGALLVMTFSLLNGLYLGGVLSVAAMSLGTAITVSLLATLAVTAKSAAVRLSGRGSAASVWIGNAIEILGAVLVILMGALLLGASLQG, from the coding sequence ATGCTGACGAAACGTCTGCCGTTCATCCTTGCCGCTTCGGTCTTGGCGCTTCTGGCGGCGGCAAGCCTCGCCCATGCGCAATCGCCGCTCGGCATCGGCACGGCGGAACCGAGCTTCCAGCCGACCGGCGGGCCGCTCGCGCCGCTTTTGCTCTATGTGAACTATGAGCAGCAGGCCTTCTACCGGGCGCTGACCGATGCCTTGAAGGCGATGCGCCAGGATCCATGGCAGCTGGCCTCGCTGATCGGCCTCTCCTTCGCCTATGGCGTCTTCCATGCCGCCGGCCCCGGTCACGGCAAGGCGGTCATCTCCTCCTACATGATCGCCAACGAGGTCGAGCTGAAGCGCGGCGTGGTGATCTCCTTCATTTCGGCTTTCATCCAGGGCGTTGTGGCCGTGGCGCTGGTCGGCGGCGCCTGGCTGGTGCTGCGCGGCACCGGCATCACGCTGACGGCGGCGACCCATGCGATGGAGATCGCAAGCTTCGTCATGGTCATCCTCTTCGGCGGCTGGCTATTGTTCCGCAAACTGCGCACGATGGTGGGCAACATGCCGCGCCGCCGGCTGATGGCGACGTCAGCCGGTCCGGTCAGCATGATGCTCGACTGGAAGGACAATGCCGCCGAACGCCAGGCCTATGCCTTCAACGGCAAGGCGCAGTCCGTCGAAGCCGGCCATACCTTCGTTCCCGGCATGGCCTGCGAGACCTGCGGCAATGCCCATGTGCCCGATCCCGCCCTGCTCGCCGGCGACAGGTTCAGCGTCCGCGAGGCCTGGTCGGCGATCGTTGCGGTCGGCCTTCGCCCCTGCTCCGGCGCTTTGCTTGTTATGACCTTCTCGCTGCTGAACGGGCTCTATCTCGGCGGCGTGCTGTCGGTCGCCGCCATGTCCCTCGGCACGGCGATCACCGTTTCCCTGCTCGCCACACTGGCCGTCACCGCCAAGAGTGCCGCCGTCCGTCTCTCCGGGCGCGGCTCGGCCGCCTCGGTCTGGATCGGCAACGCCATCGAAATCCTCGGCGCCGTGCTCGTTATCCTGATGGGCGCCCTGCTGCTCGGGGCGTCGCTGCAGGGGTAG
- a CDS encoding DUF1007 family protein: MRYSTILMAALVSLAPAAALAHPHIFVEARLEVVAGKDGSVEELRNVWRFDEVFSSSVVMDFDKNTDLKLEPNELAEVGKTVKQSLAEYDYYMNLTIDGKNVTVQKPDIIHVDYKDGQLLMFFAVKPVEKMPLKGRLSFGVYDPTLYTSIDFPTDNELAIVGDGFKACKHQVVRPDADQVISQNKQSLTDAFFNDPTGTNMSKLFATRLEVTC, translated from the coding sequence ATGAGATATTCGACGATACTGATGGCCGCGCTTGTTTCATTGGCGCCGGCCGCCGCTCTTGCCCATCCGCATATTTTCGTGGAGGCCCGCCTCGAGGTCGTGGCCGGCAAGGATGGCAGCGTCGAGGAACTGCGCAATGTCTGGCGTTTCGACGAGGTTTTCTCCTCCTCGGTCGTCATGGATTTCGACAAGAACACCGATCTGAAGCTGGAGCCGAACGAGCTCGCGGAAGTCGGAAAAACGGTGAAGCAGTCGCTCGCCGAATATGATTACTACATGAACCTGACGATCGACGGGAAGAACGTCACGGTTCAGAAGCCCGACATCATCCATGTCGATTACAAGGATGGCCAGTTGCTGATGTTCTTCGCGGTCAAGCCGGTGGAAAAGATGCCGCTGAAAGGCAGGCTCAGCTTCGGCGTCTACGACCCGACGCTTTATACCTCGATCGACTTTCCCACCGACAACGAACTGGCAATCGTCGGCGACGGCTTCAAGGCCTGCAAGCATCAGGTGGTGCGGCCGGATGCCGACCAGGTGATCTCGCAGAACAAGCAGTCGCTGACCGACGCCTTCTTCAATGATCCCACCGGCACCAACATGTCCAAACTCTTCGCCACCCGGCTGGAGGTCACATGCTGA
- a CDS encoding LysR family transcriptional regulator, with product MDTLTRIRAFIDVVEAEGFSAAARRTGRSKALLSKYVRELEDELGALLLNRTTRQFSMTEAGHTYYRSASDILKEIDNLADLVRENNAQLKGRLRISVPRTFVDADVGQSLIDFSRENPDLSLEIAADDRFVDLIEEGFDVAIRISKLEDSGMIARKISDFRVHLCATPDFLERHPDLAHPSDMTNVPFIVDTNSRTQASIRFHNPDNTSFTVAVSGPMEVNSPHATLRAALAGIGIALIPDFIARKPIESGELVTLFNDYLPTDRGIYAVYPHRRYLPAKVRIFVDYLNSWFKKHP from the coding sequence ATGGATACCTTGACCCGCATACGTGCCTTCATCGATGTCGTCGAGGCCGAAGGCTTTTCCGCCGCCGCCAGGCGCACCGGCCGCTCCAAGGCGCTGCTCTCCAAATATGTGCGCGAATTGGAAGATGAGCTCGGCGCCCTGTTGCTCAACCGCACCACCCGGCAGTTCTCCATGACCGAGGCCGGCCATACCTATTACCGCAGCGCCTCCGATATCCTCAAGGAGATCGACAACCTTGCCGATCTCGTGCGCGAAAACAATGCGCAGCTGAAAGGGCGGCTGCGCATCTCCGTGCCCCGCACTTTCGTCGATGCCGATGTCGGCCAGTCGCTGATCGATTTCTCCAGGGAGAACCCGGATCTTTCGCTGGAGATCGCCGCCGACGATCGGTTTGTCGATCTGATCGAGGAAGGCTTCGACGTGGCAATCCGCATCAGCAAGCTCGAAGATTCCGGCATGATCGCCCGCAAGATTTCCGATTTCCGCGTCCATCTCTGCGCCACCCCCGATTTTCTCGAGCGCCATCCCGATCTTGCGCATCCGAGCGACATGACCAACGTTCCCTTCATCGTCGATACCAATTCGCGCACCCAGGCGAGCATCCGCTTCCACAATCCCGACAACACCTCGTTCACCGTCGCCGTCTCCGGCCCGATGGAAGTCAACAGCCCGCATGCGACGTTACGCGCGGCCCTTGCCGGCATCGGCATCGCCCTCATCCCCGACTTCATCGCCCGCAAGCCGATCGAGAGCGGCGAGCTGGTGACGCTGTTCAACGATTACCTCCCGACCGACCGCGGCATCTATGCCGTCTATCCGCACCGCCGCTATCTGCCGGCCAAGGTGAGGATCTTCGTCGATTACCTCAACAGCTGGTTCAAGAAACATCCGTAG
- the odc2 gene encoding ornithine/lysine decarboxylase, whose amino-acid sequence MTTQRIRDFLATRRPDGPCLVVDLDVVRDNFHAFRHAMPDSAIYYAVKANPAPEVLKLLAGLGSNFDCASVAEIEMALEAGATAARISFGNTIKKERDVARAHALGVSLFAVDSHEEVEKISRAAPGARVFCRVLTDGEGAEWPLSRKFGCVPQMAVDVLVYAHQLGLQSYGVSFHVGSQMTKVDAWDSALADAKRVFVSLAKQGIHLQMVNMGGGFPTKYLRDVPSAEAYGKSIYQALRTHFGNQIPQTIIEPGRGMVGNAGVIKAEVVLISKKSDNDDARWVFLDIGKFGGLAETMDEAIRYPIRTEHDGDEMEPCVIAGPTCDSADVLYEKNLYPLPISLSIGDEVLIEGTGAYTTTYSAVAFNGFEPLKAYVI is encoded by the coding sequence ATGACCACCCAGCGCATCCGCGACTTTCTCGCCACCCGACGTCCCGACGGTCCCTGCCTCGTGGTTGACCTCGACGTCGTGCGCGACAATTTCCACGCCTTCCGTCACGCCATGCCGGACAGCGCCATCTACTACGCCGTCAAGGCCAATCCGGCTCCCGAGGTGCTGAAGCTGCTCGCAGGCCTCGGCTCCAATTTCGATTGCGCATCTGTCGCCGAAATCGAAATGGCGCTCGAAGCGGGCGCGACCGCTGCCCGCATCTCCTTCGGCAACACGATCAAGAAGGAACGCGATGTCGCCCGCGCTCATGCGCTCGGCGTCAGCCTCTTTGCGGTCGACAGCCATGAGGAAGTCGAGAAGATTTCGCGTGCCGCTCCCGGCGCCCGTGTCTTCTGCCGCGTGCTCACCGATGGCGAAGGTGCTGAATGGCCGCTGTCGCGCAAGTTCGGCTGCGTTCCGCAGATGGCCGTCGACGTTCTCGTCTACGCTCATCAGCTCGGCCTGCAGTCCTACGGCGTCTCGTTCCATGTCGGCTCGCAGATGACCAAGGTCGATGCCTGGGATTCGGCTCTTGCCGATGCCAAGCGCGTCTTCGTCTCGCTTGCCAAGCAGGGCATCCACCTGCAGATGGTCAACATGGGCGGCGGCTTCCCGACCAAGTATCTGCGCGACGTTCCGTCGGCGGAAGCTTACGGCAAGTCGATCTACCAGGCGCTGCGCACGCATTTCGGCAACCAGATCCCGCAGACGATCATCGAGCCGGGCCGCGGCATGGTCGGCAATGCCGGTGTCATCAAGGCTGAGGTCGTGCTGATTTCGAAGAAGTCGGACAATGACGATGCGCGCTGGGTCTTCCTCGACATCGGAAAGTTCGGCGGTCTCGCCGAAACGATGGACGAAGCCATCCGTTATCCGATCCGCACGGAGCACGACGGCGACGAGATGGAGCCCTGCGTCATCGCCGGCCCGACCTGCGATTCGGCCGACGTGCTCTACGAGAAGAACCTGTATCCGCTGCCGATCTCCCTTTCGATTGGTGACGAGGTTCTGATCGAAGGCACCGGCGCCTATACGACGACCTATTCGGCGGTCGCTTTCAACGGTTTCGAGCCGCTGAAGGCGTACGTCATCTAA
- a CDS encoding GNAT family N-acetyltransferase, translating to MAAVLDSVRAFFAPTTFAIDAENPSDVVARENLLDRVMGAGRRKKSSEKIRRNRVPAEGLALVARDRDGHVIGSVRLWNIEAGVNDEGTPINALLLGPLAVAPHHGGKGIGSALMRAAILEAKKRGHGAVLLVGDAAYYERFGFFAEKARHLVMPGPFERSRFLALELTEGWLDGAAGMIVPSGRMLAGAPVRRAA from the coding sequence ATGGCCGCTGTTCTTGATTCTGTCCGCGCATTCTTTGCGCCCACCACCTTCGCCATCGACGCCGAGAATCCTTCGGATGTCGTTGCCCGTGAAAACCTGCTCGACCGCGTCATGGGCGCCGGCCGCCGCAAGAAGTCGTCGGAGAAGATCCGCCGCAACCGTGTTCCGGCCGAGGGCCTGGCGCTCGTCGCGCGCGATCGCGATGGCCATGTCATCGGTTCGGTGCGGCTCTGGAACATCGAGGCCGGCGTCAACGACGAGGGCACGCCGATCAATGCGCTGCTGCTCGGCCCGCTCGCCGTTGCGCCGCATCACGGCGGCAAGGGCATCGGCTCGGCGCTGATGCGCGCGGCGATCCTCGAAGCCAAGAAGCGTGGGCATGGCGCCGTCCTGCTCGTCGGCGATGCTGCCTATTACGAGCGTTTCGGTTTCTTTGCCGAAAAGGCTCGCCATCTTGTCATGCCGGGGCCGTTCGAGCGCTCGCGCTTTCTGGCGCTGGAACTCACGGAAGGCTGGCTTGACGGCGCGGCCGGCATGATCGTCCCCTCGGGACGCATGCTGGCCGGCGCGCCGGTTCGCCGCGCCGCCTGA
- a CDS encoding serine hydrolase, whose protein sequence is MIRALSLLLLFCLPLAATAPAAAQSTARSFTGLDSRLDQAAGDPAMRPLKVVIVARGGRVLAERGFHGHSPSESTNIKSASKSIISALVGIAIGKGLLKGPDQKIAPILKADLPAKPDPRINDITIGHLLSMQAGLDRMSGPNYSRWVSSRNWVRFALSQPFADQPGGEMLYSTASTHLLSAILTRVSRQSTLALAHEWLGPVEGFRIGAWERDPQGIYLGGNQMAMSARSLLAFGELYRNGGRTREGAQVVPADWISQSWQHRTNSRFSGDDYGYGWFTRQIGGEPVHFAWGYGGQMLYIVPSLDLTVVMTSEESGPSARNGYRDLLHGLLADIIGAVRAA, encoded by the coding sequence ATGATCCGCGCTCTCTCCCTTCTGCTTCTCTTCTGTCTGCCGCTTGCCGCGACGGCGCCGGCCGCTGCCCAGAGCACGGCGCGCAGCTTCACCGGGCTTGATTCGCGTCTCGATCAGGCGGCCGGTGATCCGGCGATGCGGCCGCTCAAGGTGGTGATCGTCGCGCGCGGCGGGCGGGTACTCGCCGAACGCGGTTTCCATGGTCATTCACCGTCGGAATCGACCAATATCAAATCCGCTTCGAAGTCGATCATTTCGGCGCTGGTCGGCATCGCCATCGGCAAAGGCCTGCTCAAGGGGCCGGATCAGAAGATCGCACCGATCCTGAAGGCTGATCTCCCGGCAAAGCCGGACCCGCGCATCAACGATATTACCATCGGTCATCTTCTCTCCATGCAGGCTGGGCTCGATCGCATGTCGGGGCCGAATTACAGCCGCTGGGTCTCCTCGCGCAATTGGGTGCGTTTTGCCCTTTCGCAGCCTTTCGCCGATCAGCCCGGCGGGGAGATGCTCTATTCCACCGCATCCACGCATCTGCTGTCGGCCATTCTCACGAGGGTCAGCCGGCAGTCGACGCTGGCCTTGGCGCATGAATGGCTCGGCCCGGTCGAGGGTTTCCGCATCGGCGCATGGGAGCGCGATCCGCAGGGCATCTATCTCGGCGGCAATCAGATGGCGATGAGCGCCCGGTCCCTGTTGGCCTTCGGTGAACTCTACCGCAACGGCGGACGCACGCGGGAAGGAGCGCAGGTGGTGCCTGCCGACTGGATCTCTCAGTCGTGGCAGCACCGCACCAACTCGCGTTTCTCAGGGGACGACTACGGCTATGGCTGGTTCACCCGGCAGATCGGCGGCGAGCCGGTGCATTTCGCCTGGGGCTATGGCGGGCAGATGCTCTATATCGTGCCGTCGCTCGATCTGACGGTCGTCATGACTTCGGAGGAAAGCGGTCCCTCGGCGCGAAACGGCTACCGGGATCTGCTGCACGGGCTGCTGGCTGATATCATCGGCGCGGTGCGGGCCGCCTGA